The following are encoded together in the Drosophila biarmipes strain raj3 chromosome 3L, RU_DBia_V1.1, whole genome shotgun sequence genome:
- the LOC108030861 gene encoding lon protease homolog, mitochondrial isoform X1 gives MLARAIRVRPMMRSIASSSVWTRNRPAQSSLVQCCRVRATHLQRFHGANMMVQRFYSRKRDDSDEDLMDGHNPELMSDREAQLPATVAVPDVWPHVPLLAMRKNPLFPRFMKIVEVSNPIIMDLLRRKVKLNQPYVGVFLKKSDGEEELIHNLDDVYSMGTFAQIQELQDLGDKLRMVVVAHRRIRITGQVVEDVPPPKPVKMTTLHYPLFNIKLQIPAEDQTTDRAEEAPKSRADPSRKPRGRLPRSRAGKSRESVAAEEMVQNQTLEPPLKSGQVECENSPKPPTEGKQVESQAGAEGEATQSAPSAPPVLIVEVENIKQPAYKQTEEVKALTQEIIKTLRDIITMNPLYRESLQQMLHQNQRVVDNPIYLCDLGASLSAGEPAELQKILEETDIPERLQLALTLLKKELELSRLQQKIGREVEEKVKQQHRKYILQEQLKVIKKELGIEKDDKDAIGEKYREKLKDKIVPESIMTVIDEELTKLNFLESHSSEFNVTRNYLDWLTSLPWGVISTENLCLEKATEILNNDHYGMEDIKKRILEFIAVSSLKGTTQGKILCFHGPPGVGKTSIAKSIARALNREYFRFSVGGMTDVAEIKGHRRTYVGAMPGKLIQCLKKTKIENPLVLIDEVDKIGKGYQGDPSSALLELLDPEQNANFLDHYLDVPVDLSRVLFICTANVIDTIPEPLRDRMELIEMSGYVAEEKIAIARQYLMPQAMKDCGLTDKQINITEDALNMLIRSYCRESGVRNLQKHIEKVIRKVAFRLVKKEGEHFPVNADNLTTFLGKQIFSSDRMYATTPVGVVMGLAWTAMGGSSLYIETSRRHIRHGEKADSAAAGGTLHITGNLGDVMKESAQIALTVARNFLNVVEPKNLFLEQEHIHLHVPEGATPKDGPSAGITIITALVSLATGKKVRQDVAMTGEVSLKGKVLTVGGIKEKTIAARRSGVNCLILPVDNKKDFEELPTYITEGLEVHFAETYEDVYKIAFSDAETTTNNVVEQEPLQKISSAAAAKSATWP, from the exons ATGCTAGCCCGCGCTATCCGAGTGCGTCCTATGATGCGGAGCATCGCCTCGTCGTCGGTGTGGACCCGCAACCGTCCCGCCCAGAGTTCCCTGGTGCAATGCTGCCGGGTTCGGGCGACGCACCTCCAGCGATTTCATGGAGCAAACATGATGGTCCAACGTTTCTACAGCCGCAAGCGGGACGACTCCGACGAGGATCTCATGGACGGTCATAATCCCGAGCTAATGTCCGATCGGGAAGCCCAGTTGCCGGCCACTGTTGCGGTGCCGGATGTGTGGCCACATGTCCCGCTGTTGGCCATGCGAAAGAATCCCCTCTTTCCGCGCTTCATGAAGATTGTAGAG gTTTCCAATCCCATCATCATGGATCTGCTGCGTCGCAAAGTCAAGCTAAACCAACCCTATGTAGGGGTCTTTCTTAAGAAATCAGATGGCGAAGAGGAGCTGATCCACAATTTGGATGATGTCTACAGTATGGGTACATTTGCGCAGATCCAAGAGCTGCAGGATCTGGGTGACAAGCTGCGTATGGTTGTGGTGGCGCACCGTCGTATTCGGATAACTGGCCAGGTCGTCGAGGATGTCCCACCCCCCAAGCCCG TGAAAATGACAACTTTGCATTATCCactatttaatataaaattacaaatCCCAGCTGAAGATCAAACGACTGATCGAGCGGAGGAGGCACCAAAATCAAGAGCCGACCCATCTCGTAAGCCACGTGGCCGACTACCCAGAAGTCGGGCTGGAAAATCTCGCGAATCGGTGGCCGCTGAGGAAATGGTGCAAAACCAGACCCTGGAGCCGCCTCTCAAATCTGGCCAAGTTGAGTGTGAGAATTCGCCCAAACCGCCTACGGAAGGAAAGCAAGTTGAATCCCAGGCAGGGGCCGAAGGGGAAGCCACACAATCAGCGCCCAGCGCACCACCTGTACTAATTGTGGAAGTGGAAAATATTAAGCAACCGGCTTACAAACAAACTGAAGAGGTCAAAGCGTTGACTCAGGAAATAATTAAGACCCTCCGAGATATTATCACGATGAACCCCTTGTATAG GGAGAGTCTTCAGCAGATGCTGCATCAAAACCAACGTGTTGTCGACAACCCCATTTATCTGTGTGATTTGGGTGCATCCCTTTCCGCTGGAGAACCAGCTGAGCTGCAGAAAATCCTTGAGGAAACAGAT ATCCCAGAACGCCTGCAGTTGGCCCTGACTCTACTCAAAAAGGAACTCGAGCTCTCGAGACTGCAACAAAAAATTGGTCGCGAAGTAGAGGAAAAAGTTAAGCAGCAGCATCGTAAATATATACTGCaagaacaactgaaagttatCAAAAAAGAACTTGGAATCGAAAAAGACGACAAGGATGCCATAGGCGAAAAGTATAGAGAAAAACTTAAGGATAAAATCGTTCCCGAGAGCATAATGACGGTTATCGACGAGGAGCTGACCAAACTGAACTTCCTTGAAAGCCACAGCTCTGAGTTTAA TGTAACCCGCAATTACCTCGACTGGCTCACTTCTTTGCCTTGGGGAGTTATAAGCACCGAAAACCTCTGTCTGGAGAAGGCCACCGAGATACTGAACAACGATCACTACGGCATGGAAGACATAAAGAAGCGTATTTTGGAGTTTATTGCCGTCAGTTCTCTGAAGGGTACTACGCAGGGAAAGATTTTGTGCTTCCATGGACCACCTGGTGTGGGCAAGACAAGCATAGCCAAGTCGATTGCCCGCGCTTTGAATCGCGAGTACTTCCGATTCAGCGTGGGCGGAATGACAGATGTGGCCGAAATCAAGGGACATCGTCGCACCTATGTGGGCGCCATGCCGGGAAAGCTAATTCAGTGTCTCAAGAAAACCAAGATTGAGAACCCCCTTGTACTCATCGATGAGGTAGACAAGATCGGCAA AGGTTATCAGGGAGATCCCAGCTCGGCATTGCTTGAGCTTCTTGATCCCGAGCAGAATGCTAATTTCCTGGATCACTATCTGGATGTGCCAGTAGATCTCTCTCGAGTGCTTTTTATTTGCACAGCAAATGTGATTGACACCATCCCCGAGCCCTTAAGGGATCGCATGGAGTTGATTGAGATGTCTGGATATGTGGCTGAGGAAAAGATCGCCATCGCTCGTCAGTACCTCATGCCTCAGGCCATGAAGGACTGCGGATTGACGGATAAGCAGATTAACATTACCGAGGATGCCTTAAACATGCTGATCCGCAGTTATTGCCGGGAATCCGGTGTACGAAATCTTCAAAAACACATCGAGAAAGTTATACGCAAGGTGGCTTTCCGCCTGGTCAAGAAAGAGGGCGAGCACTTCCCGGTGAATGCTGATAACCTGACCACATTCCTGGGCAAGCAGATCTTCAGTTCAGATCGCATGTACGCCACCACCCCTGTGGGCGTGGTCATGGGTTTGGCGTGGACGGCCATGGGCGGCTCATCGCTGTACATTGAGACCTCCCGGCGCCACATTCGCCATGGCGAAAAGGCCGATtcggctgctgctggaggCACTCTCCACATCACTGGAAATTTGGGTGATGTCATGAAGGAGTCAGCCCAAATAGCCTTGACAGTGGCGCGCAACTTCTTAAATGTAGTGGAACCTAAGAATTTGTTCCTGGAGCAGGA acACATCCACCTCCATGTTCCCGAAGGTGCCACTCCGAAGGATGGCCCCAGTGCTGGAATCACTATCATCACAGCCTTGGTTTCGTTGGCCACAGGAAAGAAGGTCCGACAAGATGTGGCTATGACTGGCGAAGTGTCCCTGAAGGGAAAGGTTCTGACTGTGGGTGGAATCAAAGAGAAGACCATTGCT GCCCGTCGTAGTGGTGTCAACTGTCTAATCCTGCCGGTGGATAACAAGAAGGACTTCGAGGAGTTACCCACATACATTACCGAAGGCCTGGAGGTACACTTTGCTGAGACCTACGAGGATGTCTACAAGATAGCCTTTTCCGATGCCGAAACGACTACCAATAATGTAGTTGAGCAGGAGCCGCTGCAGAAGATTTCCAGCGCGGCCGCTGCCAAGTCGGCGACATGGCCTTAA
- the LOC108030861 gene encoding lon protease homolog, mitochondrial isoform X2 translates to MLARAIRVRPMMRSIASSSVWTRNRPAQSSLVQCCRVRATHLQRFHGANMMVQRFYSRKRDDSDEDLMDGHNPELMSDREAQLPATVAVPDVWPHVPLLAMRKNPLFPRFMKIVEVSNPIIMDLLRRKVKLNQPYVGVFLKKSDGEEELIHNLDDVYSMGTFAQIQELQDLGDKLRMVVVAHRRIRITGQVVEDVPPPKPAEDQTTDRAEEAPKSRADPSRKPRGRLPRSRAGKSRESVAAEEMVQNQTLEPPLKSGQVECENSPKPPTEGKQVESQAGAEGEATQSAPSAPPVLIVEVENIKQPAYKQTEEVKALTQEIIKTLRDIITMNPLYRESLQQMLHQNQRVVDNPIYLCDLGASLSAGEPAELQKILEETDIPERLQLALTLLKKELELSRLQQKIGREVEEKVKQQHRKYILQEQLKVIKKELGIEKDDKDAIGEKYREKLKDKIVPESIMTVIDEELTKLNFLESHSSEFNVTRNYLDWLTSLPWGVISTENLCLEKATEILNNDHYGMEDIKKRILEFIAVSSLKGTTQGKILCFHGPPGVGKTSIAKSIARALNREYFRFSVGGMTDVAEIKGHRRTYVGAMPGKLIQCLKKTKIENPLVLIDEVDKIGKGYQGDPSSALLELLDPEQNANFLDHYLDVPVDLSRVLFICTANVIDTIPEPLRDRMELIEMSGYVAEEKIAIARQYLMPQAMKDCGLTDKQINITEDALNMLIRSYCRESGVRNLQKHIEKVIRKVAFRLVKKEGEHFPVNADNLTTFLGKQIFSSDRMYATTPVGVVMGLAWTAMGGSSLYIETSRRHIRHGEKADSAAAGGTLHITGNLGDVMKESAQIALTVARNFLNVVEPKNLFLEQEHIHLHVPEGATPKDGPSAGITIITALVSLATGKKVRQDVAMTGEVSLKGKVLTVGGIKEKTIAARRSGVNCLILPVDNKKDFEELPTYITEGLEVHFAETYEDVYKIAFSDAETTTNNVVEQEPLQKISSAAAAKSATWP, encoded by the exons ATGCTAGCCCGCGCTATCCGAGTGCGTCCTATGATGCGGAGCATCGCCTCGTCGTCGGTGTGGACCCGCAACCGTCCCGCCCAGAGTTCCCTGGTGCAATGCTGCCGGGTTCGGGCGACGCACCTCCAGCGATTTCATGGAGCAAACATGATGGTCCAACGTTTCTACAGCCGCAAGCGGGACGACTCCGACGAGGATCTCATGGACGGTCATAATCCCGAGCTAATGTCCGATCGGGAAGCCCAGTTGCCGGCCACTGTTGCGGTGCCGGATGTGTGGCCACATGTCCCGCTGTTGGCCATGCGAAAGAATCCCCTCTTTCCGCGCTTCATGAAGATTGTAGAG gTTTCCAATCCCATCATCATGGATCTGCTGCGTCGCAAAGTCAAGCTAAACCAACCCTATGTAGGGGTCTTTCTTAAGAAATCAGATGGCGAAGAGGAGCTGATCCACAATTTGGATGATGTCTACAGTATGGGTACATTTGCGCAGATCCAAGAGCTGCAGGATCTGGGTGACAAGCTGCGTATGGTTGTGGTGGCGCACCGTCGTATTCGGATAACTGGCCAGGTCGTCGAGGATGTCCCACCCCCCAAGCCCG CTGAAGATCAAACGACTGATCGAGCGGAGGAGGCACCAAAATCAAGAGCCGACCCATCTCGTAAGCCACGTGGCCGACTACCCAGAAGTCGGGCTGGAAAATCTCGCGAATCGGTGGCCGCTGAGGAAATGGTGCAAAACCAGACCCTGGAGCCGCCTCTCAAATCTGGCCAAGTTGAGTGTGAGAATTCGCCCAAACCGCCTACGGAAGGAAAGCAAGTTGAATCCCAGGCAGGGGCCGAAGGGGAAGCCACACAATCAGCGCCCAGCGCACCACCTGTACTAATTGTGGAAGTGGAAAATATTAAGCAACCGGCTTACAAACAAACTGAAGAGGTCAAAGCGTTGACTCAGGAAATAATTAAGACCCTCCGAGATATTATCACGATGAACCCCTTGTATAG GGAGAGTCTTCAGCAGATGCTGCATCAAAACCAACGTGTTGTCGACAACCCCATTTATCTGTGTGATTTGGGTGCATCCCTTTCCGCTGGAGAACCAGCTGAGCTGCAGAAAATCCTTGAGGAAACAGAT ATCCCAGAACGCCTGCAGTTGGCCCTGACTCTACTCAAAAAGGAACTCGAGCTCTCGAGACTGCAACAAAAAATTGGTCGCGAAGTAGAGGAAAAAGTTAAGCAGCAGCATCGTAAATATATACTGCaagaacaactgaaagttatCAAAAAAGAACTTGGAATCGAAAAAGACGACAAGGATGCCATAGGCGAAAAGTATAGAGAAAAACTTAAGGATAAAATCGTTCCCGAGAGCATAATGACGGTTATCGACGAGGAGCTGACCAAACTGAACTTCCTTGAAAGCCACAGCTCTGAGTTTAA TGTAACCCGCAATTACCTCGACTGGCTCACTTCTTTGCCTTGGGGAGTTATAAGCACCGAAAACCTCTGTCTGGAGAAGGCCACCGAGATACTGAACAACGATCACTACGGCATGGAAGACATAAAGAAGCGTATTTTGGAGTTTATTGCCGTCAGTTCTCTGAAGGGTACTACGCAGGGAAAGATTTTGTGCTTCCATGGACCACCTGGTGTGGGCAAGACAAGCATAGCCAAGTCGATTGCCCGCGCTTTGAATCGCGAGTACTTCCGATTCAGCGTGGGCGGAATGACAGATGTGGCCGAAATCAAGGGACATCGTCGCACCTATGTGGGCGCCATGCCGGGAAAGCTAATTCAGTGTCTCAAGAAAACCAAGATTGAGAACCCCCTTGTACTCATCGATGAGGTAGACAAGATCGGCAA AGGTTATCAGGGAGATCCCAGCTCGGCATTGCTTGAGCTTCTTGATCCCGAGCAGAATGCTAATTTCCTGGATCACTATCTGGATGTGCCAGTAGATCTCTCTCGAGTGCTTTTTATTTGCACAGCAAATGTGATTGACACCATCCCCGAGCCCTTAAGGGATCGCATGGAGTTGATTGAGATGTCTGGATATGTGGCTGAGGAAAAGATCGCCATCGCTCGTCAGTACCTCATGCCTCAGGCCATGAAGGACTGCGGATTGACGGATAAGCAGATTAACATTACCGAGGATGCCTTAAACATGCTGATCCGCAGTTATTGCCGGGAATCCGGTGTACGAAATCTTCAAAAACACATCGAGAAAGTTATACGCAAGGTGGCTTTCCGCCTGGTCAAGAAAGAGGGCGAGCACTTCCCGGTGAATGCTGATAACCTGACCACATTCCTGGGCAAGCAGATCTTCAGTTCAGATCGCATGTACGCCACCACCCCTGTGGGCGTGGTCATGGGTTTGGCGTGGACGGCCATGGGCGGCTCATCGCTGTACATTGAGACCTCCCGGCGCCACATTCGCCATGGCGAAAAGGCCGATtcggctgctgctggaggCACTCTCCACATCACTGGAAATTTGGGTGATGTCATGAAGGAGTCAGCCCAAATAGCCTTGACAGTGGCGCGCAACTTCTTAAATGTAGTGGAACCTAAGAATTTGTTCCTGGAGCAGGA acACATCCACCTCCATGTTCCCGAAGGTGCCACTCCGAAGGATGGCCCCAGTGCTGGAATCACTATCATCACAGCCTTGGTTTCGTTGGCCACAGGAAAGAAGGTCCGACAAGATGTGGCTATGACTGGCGAAGTGTCCCTGAAGGGAAAGGTTCTGACTGTGGGTGGAATCAAAGAGAAGACCATTGCT GCCCGTCGTAGTGGTGTCAACTGTCTAATCCTGCCGGTGGATAACAAGAAGGACTTCGAGGAGTTACCCACATACATTACCGAAGGCCTGGAGGTACACTTTGCTGAGACCTACGAGGATGTCTACAAGATAGCCTTTTCCGATGCCGAAACGACTACCAATAATGTAGTTGAGCAGGAGCCGCTGCAGAAGATTTCCAGCGCGGCCGCTGCCAAGTCGGCGACATGGCCTTAA
- the LOC108030862 gene encoding trypsin-1, which yields MKAFIWAFVVLLGFSVQRILAKTITSDYIDLLDFSDNDEFQWGESENQVYENRTGENQAVNFLTRHRLNKRQAPNSQLLENKDYGPCSTPLGESGRCRHIIYCRMPELKNDVWRLVSQLCIIEKSSIGICCTDQSTSNRFSPQIVTNPDEPRIVNKPEQRGCGITTRQFPRLTGGRPAEPDEWPWMAALLQEGLPFVWCGGVLITDRHVLTAAHCIHKKNKEDIFVRLGEYNTHMLNETRARDFRIANMVLHIDYNPQNYDNDIAIVRIDRATLFNTYIWPVCMPPINEDWAERNAIVTGWGTQKFGGPHSNILMEVNLPVWKQSDCRASFVQHVPDTAMCAGFPEGGQDSCQGDSGGPLLVQLPNQRWVTIGIVSWGVGCGERGRPGIYTRVDRYLDWILANADV from the exons ATGAAGGCCTTTATTTGGGCTTTCGTGGTTTTACTGGGCTTCAGCGTGCAGCGTATACTCGCCAAAACAATAACCAGTGATTATATAG ACCTCCTCGACTTTAGCGATAACGACGAGTTTCAATGGGGAGAGTCCGAAAACCAGGTATATGAAAATCGCACTGGAGAAAATCAAGCCGTGAATTTTTTGACACGACATCGTCTAAACAAACGGCAAGCTCCTAACTCACAACTGCTG GAGAACAAGGATTACGGCCCATGTAGCACTCCTTTGGGTGAGTCCGGTCGATGTCGCCATATTATATACTGCCGCATGCCGGAACTTAAGAACGATGTCTGGCGCTTGGTATCCCAGCTTTGCATCATTGAGAAAAG CTCCATAGGCATTTGCTGCACTGACCAGTCGACGAGCAACCGCTTTAGTCCGCAGATCGTAACCAATCCGGATGAGCCTCGCATCGTCAATAAGCCGGAGCAGCGAGGTTGTGGGATTACCACCAGGCAGTTCCCAAGGCTCACCGGCGGGAGGCCAGCCGAGCCGGACGAGTGGCCCTGGATGGCGGCTCTTCTGCAGGAGGGCTTGCCCTTCGTGTGGTGCGGTGGGGTCCTGATCACCGATCGCCATGTTCTCACTGCCGCTCACTGCATCCACAAGAAAAATAAGGAGGACATCTTCGTGCGTCTGGGCGAGTACAACACTCATATGCTGAATGAGACTAGAGCGAGGGATTTCCGCATCGCCAACATGGTGCTTCACATCGATTACAACCCACAGAACTACGACAACGATATTGCTATTGTCAGGATCGACAGAGCCACTCTTTTCAACACCTATATCTGGCCGGTTTGCATGCCGCCTATCAACGAGGATTGGGCGGAAAGGAACGCGATTGTCACCGGTTGGGGTACCCAGAAATTTGGGGGACCCCATTCCAATATTCTAATGGAG GTCAACTTGCCGGTGTGGAAACAGTCTGACTGCCGAGCCTCCTTTGTACAGCATGTTCCGGACACCGCCATGTGCGCCGGATTTCCGGAAGGAGGTCAGGACTCCTGTCAAGGCGATAGCGGCGGCCCACTGCTGGTACAACTACCTAACCAACGATGGGTCACCATCGGCATAGTGTCCTGGGGCGTGGGATGTGGAGAGCGTGGTCGTCCGGGAATTTATACACGCGTGGATCGTTACCTGGACTGGATTCTGGCCAACGCAGATGTCTAA
- the LOC108030914 gene encoding general odorant-binding protein lush: MRHWRQRSSSVLTIVLAVLGLLLPDPGTAMTMDQFLASLDMIRNGCAPKFKLNIEDLDRLRVGDFNFPPSQDLMCYTKCVSLMAGTVNKKGEFNAAKALAQLPHLVPTEMIEMSKKSVEACRDAHKAFKESCERVYQTAKCLAENAEGKFMWP; the protein is encoded by the exons ATGAGGCATTGGAGGCAACGCTCTTCCTCCGTTCTGACCATCGTCCTGGCAGTTTTGGGCCTCCTCTTGCCAGATCCTGGGACAGCCATGACGATGGACCAGTTTTTGGCCTCGCTGGATATGATCCGGAATGGTTGTGCGCCGAAGTTTAAGCTTAACATAGAAGATCTCGATCGGCTTCGCGTGGGGGATTTTAATTTTCCGCCGTCGCAGGATCTCATG TGCTACACAAAGTGTGTGTCCTTAATGGCGGGCACCGTAAATAAGAAGGGAGAGTTCAACGCGGCAAAGGCCCTTGCGCAGCTTCCGCACCTGGTGCCGACGGAAATGATAGAGATGTCCAAGAAATCCGTTGAGGCTTGCAGAGATGCCC ATAAAGCTTTTAAGGAATCGTGCGAGAGGGTCTACCAAACAGCCAAGTGCTTGGCTGAGAACGCCGAAGGGAAGTTTATGTGGCCTTAG
- the LOC108030913 gene encoding uncharacterized protein LOC108030913 isoform X2: MHARFADPEPASPDSEDGIATESLEARIEAFKQSPQNMAALREVLDDVVLRAETEANRRAVENQKSQQGKEKRQNFKNGKVVNRARGFVVRIFDAICNCANNNAAAATTRFKLRSNSGGEGASGNGKRQQSQDEPETLVLTKKKPAGEGKKKKGVSMADDVQAGVRLMD, translated from the exons ATGCATGCCAGATTTGCGGATCCCGAGCCCGCGTCTCCGGACAGTGAAGATGGAATCGCAACGGAGTCCCTGGAGGCCAGAATTGAGGCTTTTAAGCAGAGTCCCCAGAACATGGCTGCTCTGCGGGAAGTCCTTGACGACGTGGTCCTGCGGGCTGAGACGGAGGCCAACAGGCGAGCAGTTGAAAACCAGAAATCGCAACAG GGCAAGGAAAAGCGCCAGA ATTTTAAGAACGGCAAGGTAGTGAACCGGGCCAGAGGATTTGTGGTCCGGATCTTCGATGCCATATGCAATTGTGCCAACAACAATGCGGCGGCGGCCACGACGCGGTTCAAACTGCGGAGCAACAGCGGCGGAGAAGGAGccagcggaaacggaaagCGACAGCAGTCCCAGGATGAGCCCGAAACCCTGGTTCTGACCAAGAAGAAGCCGGCCGGCGAGgggaaaaaaaagaagggCGTTAGCATGGCCGACGATGTGCAAGCCGGCGTTCGACTGATGGACTAA
- the LOC108030913 gene encoding uncharacterized protein LOC108030913 isoform X1, translating to MHARFADPEPASPDSEDGIATESLEARIEAFKQSPQNMAALREVLDDVVLRAETEANRRAVENQKSQQGKEKRQSFAIPDFKNGKVVNRARGFVVRIFDAICNCANNNAAAATTRFKLRSNSGGEGASGNGKRQQSQDEPETLVLTKKKPAGEGKKKKGVSMADDVQAGVRLMD from the exons ATGCATGCCAGATTTGCGGATCCCGAGCCCGCGTCTCCGGACAGTGAAGATGGAATCGCAACGGAGTCCCTGGAGGCCAGAATTGAGGCTTTTAAGCAGAGTCCCCAGAACATGGCTGCTCTGCGGGAAGTCCTTGACGACGTGGTCCTGCGGGCTGAGACGGAGGCCAACAGGCGAGCAGTTGAAAACCAGAAATCGCAACAG GGCAAGGAAAAGCGCCAGA GTTTCGCCATACCAGATTTTAAGAACGGCAAGGTAGTGAACCGGGCCAGAGGATTTGTGGTCCGGATCTTCGATGCCATATGCAATTGTGCCAACAACAATGCGGCGGCGGCCACGACGCGGTTCAAACTGCGGAGCAACAGCGGCGGAGAAGGAGccagcggaaacggaaagCGACAGCAGTCCCAGGATGAGCCCGAAACCCTGGTTCTGACCAAGAAGAAGCCGGCCGGCGAGgggaaaaaaaagaagggCGTTAGCATGGCCGACGATGTGCAAGCCGGCGTTCGACTGATGGACTAA